In Chanodichthys erythropterus isolate Z2021 chromosome 11, ASM2448905v1, whole genome shotgun sequence, a single window of DNA contains:
- the hsd17b12b gene encoding very-long-chain 3-oxoacyl-CoA reductase-B, producing MELLTDALFWIGAVTVAWVTVCTLWRLLNGIRVWIVGNGNLMRASKLGKWAVVTGATDGIGKAYAEELARQGFAIVLISRTQEKLDEVSKDIESKYNVETKTISADFGSVDIYPKIESGLAGLEIGVLVNNVGVSYTYPEFFLNIPNIDSFINNIININIMSVCQMTRLVLPRMVDRSKGVILNVASASGMYPVPLLTLYSSSKAFVDFFSRGLDAEYKSKGIIVQSVLPFFVTTKLSKIKRASLDIPTPERYVKAQLSTVGLQTQSNGYLPHAIMGWVTTALLPAKLLNKYVMSMGLSQRARYLKKQKQG from the exons ATGGAGCTGCTGACAGATGCACTGTTTTGGATCGGTGCTGTCACTGTGGCCTGGGTGACGGTGTGCACTCTGTGGAGACTGCTTAACGGGATTCGTGTGTGGATTGTGGGGAATGGAAATTTAATGAGGGCATCCAAACTCGGGAAATGGGCAG TTGTGACTGGGGCCACCGATGGAATCGGAAAAGCCTATGCGGAGGAG CTGGCTCGACAAGGTTTTGCTATAGTTCTCATCAGCCGTACTCAAGAGAAGCTGGATGAAGTGTCCAAAGATATCG AGAGCAAATATAATGTAGAGACCAAAACCATTTCTGCTGACTTTGGATCTGTGGACATCTACCCTAAGATTGAGTCTGGACTGGCCGGACTGGAAATAGGAGTTTTAG TTAACAATGTTGGAGTGTCTTATACCTATCCAGAGTTCTTCCTCAACATTCCTAATATTGACAGC TTCATCAACAATATCATCAACATCAACATTATGTCAGTTTGTCAG ATGACGCGATTGGTACTGCCCAGGATGGTTGACAG GTCTAAAGGAGTGATCTTGAATGTTGCCTCAGCGAGTGGCATGTACCCAGTTCCTCTCCTCACCCTCTATTCTTCTTCGAAG GCCTTTGTGGACTTCTTCTCCCGTGGACTTGATGCTGAATACAAAAGCAAAGGGATTATTGTACAG AGTGTGCTGCCATTTTTTGTGACAACCAAGCTGAGCAAAATCAAGAGGGCGTCTCTCGACATCCCTACTCCAGAACGCTACGTAAAAGCCCAGCTGAGTACCGTAGGCCTGCAGACTCAGTCTAACGGTTACCTCCCTCATGCCATCATG GGTTGGGTGACTACTGCTCTGCTTCCTGCAAAGCTGCTCAACAAATATGTTATGAGCATGGGGTTGTCCCAGCGTGCACGCTATCTGAAGAAACAGAAGCAAGGTTAG